A section of the Labrus bergylta chromosome 21, fLabBer1.1, whole genome shotgun sequence genome encodes:
- the hoxb1b gene encoding homeobox protein Hox-B1b, translating to MNSYLDYPVCNRGANLFSAKAGYHTLNHGYMSSNSCATSETYAPDGRIVAATSAPHQSPSLPLHHQTHVNLDLQFAPQSNSMYGSPLEYGHHQYGLAPEQDRSYIHAQVSPLGTNMAPYTGDSCGPGVSTGGQYLHFGSGDQRLQEYPESVYSRLPVHNKEKDLEHVEEASKTFDWMKVKRNPPKTAVLSEFGVPGQHNVIRTNFTTKQLTELEKEFHFNKYLTRARRVEVAASLELNETQVKIWFQNRRMKQKKREKLGCVLVNTPTPVEKVSGPDTSPQGKGERL from the exons ATGAACTCCTACTTAGATTATCCAGTGTGCAACAGGGGAGCGAATCTCTTCAGTGCCAAGGCCGGATACCACACTTTAAACCATGGATACATGTCGTCCAACTCCTGCGCAACAAGTGAGACTTACGCACCAGACGGGCGCATAGTCGCTGCAACTTCTGCGCCACACCAGAGCCCGAGTCTCCCCCTGCACCATCAGACACACGTCAACTTGGACCTACAGTTTGCACCACAGAGTAACTCCATGTATGGCTCTCCTTTGGAGTACGGACATCACCAGTACGGCCTCGCTCCCGAGCAGGACCGCAGCTACATTCACGCTCAGGTTTCACCCCTGGGAACAAACATGGCTCCCTACACCGGGGACAGCTGCGGGCCTGGAGTCTCAACCGGGGGTCAGTACTTACATTTCGGCAGCGGGGATCAGAGGCTGCAAGAATACCCAGAGAGCGTTTACTCGAGACTTCCGGTTCATAACAAGGAGAAGGACCTGGAGCATGTGGAGGAGGCTTCGAAAACATTCGACTGGATGAAAGTGAAGAGAAATCCTCCCAAAACAG CGGTCCTGTCGGAGTTCGGGGTTCCCGGCCAGCACAACGTGATCCGCACCAACTTCACCACCAAGCAGCTGACCGAGCTGGAGAAAGAGTTCCACTTCAACAAGTACCTGACGCGGGCGCGGAGGGTGGAGGTGGCCGCCAGTCTGGAGCTCAACGAGACGCAGGTGAAGATCTGGTTCCAGAATCGCCGCATGAAGCAGAAGAAACGCGAGAAGCTGGGCTGCGTTCTGGTCAACACACCGACACCTGTGGAGAAAGTCTCCGGGCCTGACACCTCTCCACAGGGGAAAGGGGAAAGACTGTGA